A window of Corallococcus macrosporus DSM 14697 contains these coding sequences:
- a CDS encoding ABC transporter ATP-binding protein — translation MMTNETKAEASPEGAGAREGAEPGKALIHLDGLTKVFETEEVETHALSNIHLNVRKGEWVAIVGPSGSGKSTLLAVLGLLDTATRGAYMLDGRSVLDLSAADRALVRNRHIGFIFQSFNLIGDLTVFENVELPLTYRGMPAAERKQRVERALEKVGMAHRARHMPGQLSGGQQQRVAVARAVAGDPLILLADEPTGNLDSKNGEAVMQLLTELHKGGATICMVTHDPAHARVATRTVSLFDGRVVQDEQRR, via the coding sequence ATGATGACGAACGAGACGAAGGCAGAGGCTTCCCCCGAGGGCGCTGGGGCGCGGGAGGGCGCGGAGCCCGGCAAGGCGCTCATCCACCTGGACGGGCTGACCAAGGTCTTCGAGACCGAGGAGGTGGAGACGCACGCGCTCTCCAACATCCACCTCAACGTGCGCAAGGGGGAGTGGGTGGCGATTGTCGGCCCGTCGGGCTCCGGCAAGTCCACCCTGCTGGCGGTGCTGGGGCTGTTGGACACGGCGACGCGCGGGGCCTACATGCTGGACGGGCGCAGCGTGCTGGACTTGTCCGCGGCGGACCGGGCGCTGGTGCGCAACCGGCACATCGGCTTCATCTTCCAGAGCTTCAACCTCATCGGCGACCTGACGGTGTTCGAGAACGTGGAGCTGCCGCTGACGTACCGGGGCATGCCCGCCGCCGAGCGCAAGCAGCGGGTGGAGCGCGCGCTGGAGAAGGTGGGCATGGCGCACCGCGCGCGGCACATGCCGGGGCAGCTCTCCGGCGGTCAGCAGCAGCGCGTGGCGGTGGCGCGCGCGGTGGCGGGCGACCCGCTCATCCTCCTGGCGGACGAGCCCACCGGTAACCTCGATTCGAAGAACGGCGAGGCGGTGATGCAGCTCCTCACCGAGCTCCACAAGGGCGGCGCCACCATCTGCATGGTGACGCACGACCCGGCGCACGCGCGCGTGGCCACGCGCACGGTGAGCCTCTTCGACGGCCGCGTCGTCCAGGACGAGCAGCGCCGCTGA
- a CDS encoding sigma-54-dependent transcriptional regulator has translation MSDSTPAPPNPPSAAARPPCVLVADDQADVLEALRLLLKRDGLVVVTAQSPAGALATLEAEDVDLVLMDLNYARDTTSGQEGIDLLGRIRALDASLPVVVMTAWGSVEGAVEAMRAGARDYVQKPWDNTRLLATLRTQLELRRALKRSRRLEEENQHLRRGRGAQFAMVSESRAMQPVRRLIERVAPSGANVLVTGEHGTGKEVVARLIHAASTRSERPFVAVNSGGLSEGVFESELFGHVKGAFTDAKTDRIGCFELADGGTLFLDEIGNMPLSQQAKLLRVLQTGELHPVGSSKTRRVDVRVVSATNVELSRAVTEGRFREDLLYRLNTVELQLPPLRERREDIPLLAAHFLAEQGRRYGRPDVRLSPEALEALLAYAWPGNVRELEHAVERAMLMASGDEVTQEDLLLKRGGREGTARLEEMTLEEVERYLIERSLARHEGNVSEAAKGLGLSRSALYRRLQYYGIKGAR, from the coding sequence GTGTCCGACTCCACGCCTGCTCCCCCGAATCCCCCCAGCGCCGCCGCGCGGCCTCCCTGCGTCCTCGTCGCGGATGACCAGGCGGACGTCCTGGAGGCCCTGCGGCTGCTCCTCAAGCGCGACGGGCTCGTCGTGGTCACCGCGCAGTCGCCGGCCGGCGCGCTCGCCACGCTGGAGGCCGAGGACGTGGACCTGGTCCTGATGGACCTGAACTACGCGCGCGACACCACCTCCGGGCAGGAGGGCATCGACCTGCTGGGCCGCATCCGCGCGCTGGACGCGTCCCTCCCCGTGGTGGTGATGACGGCGTGGGGCAGCGTGGAGGGCGCGGTGGAGGCCATGCGCGCCGGGGCGCGCGACTATGTGCAGAAGCCCTGGGACAACACGCGCCTGCTGGCCACGCTGCGCACCCAGTTGGAGCTGCGCCGGGCGCTGAAGCGCAGCCGCCGGTTGGAGGAGGAGAACCAGCACCTGCGCCGGGGGCGGGGCGCCCAGTTCGCCATGGTGTCCGAGTCGCGCGCCATGCAGCCGGTGCGGCGGCTCATCGAGCGGGTGGCGCCGTCCGGCGCCAACGTGCTGGTGACGGGCGAGCACGGCACGGGCAAGGAGGTGGTGGCGCGGTTGATTCACGCGGCCTCCACGCGCTCGGAGCGGCCCTTCGTCGCGGTGAACTCCGGTGGCTTGTCCGAGGGCGTCTTCGAGAGCGAGCTGTTCGGCCACGTGAAGGGCGCCTTCACGGACGCGAAGACGGACCGCATCGGCTGCTTCGAGCTGGCGGACGGCGGCACGCTCTTCCTGGACGAGATTGGCAACATGCCGCTGTCGCAGCAGGCCAAGCTGCTGCGCGTGCTCCAGACGGGCGAGCTGCACCCGGTGGGCTCGTCGAAGACGCGGCGGGTGGACGTGCGCGTGGTGAGCGCCACCAACGTGGAGCTGTCGCGCGCGGTGACGGAGGGGCGCTTCCGGGAGGACCTGCTGTACCGCCTCAACACGGTGGAGCTGCAGCTCCCGCCCCTGCGCGAGCGGCGCGAGGACATCCCGCTGCTGGCCGCGCACTTCCTGGCGGAGCAGGGCCGGCGGTATGGCCGGCCCGACGTCCGGTTGTCGCCCGAGGCCCTGGAGGCGCTGCTGGCCTACGCGTGGCCGGGCAACGTGCGCGAGCTGGAGCACGCGGTGGAGCGCGCGATGCTGATGGCGTCGGGGGACGAGGTGACGCAGGAGGACCTGCTGCTCAAGCGCGGCGGCCGCGAGGGCACCGCGCGCCTGGAGGAGATGACGCTGGAGGAGGTGGAGCGCTACCTCATCGAGCGCTCCCTGGCGCGGCATGAGGGCAACGTGAGCGAGGCGGCGAAGGGGCTGGGGTTGTCCCGCAGCGCGCTGTACCGGCGGCTCCAGTACTACGGCATCAAGGGCGCTCGGTGA
- a CDS encoding ABC transporter ATP-binding protein — MTSPLISLRNVEKSYPLAGGRAWVLRRIDLDIQPGEFVTLMGPSGAGKSTLLSILGMLDVDWTGEYLLDGQPVHAMKPKARGELARRTIGFVFQQYHLLDNLTVAENLEVPLSYRDLKRGEREALVGDMLDRFQLVGKKDLFPSQLSGGQQQLVGIARALIANPKVLLADEPTGNLHSKQAKEIMEVFQGLNRDGATIIQVTHSEANAAYGHRVIQLADGWLQQA, encoded by the coding sequence ATGACCTCACCGCTCATCTCCCTGCGGAACGTCGAGAAGTCCTACCCCCTGGCGGGCGGACGGGCCTGGGTGCTGCGCCGCATCGACCTGGACATCCAGCCGGGCGAGTTCGTCACGCTGATGGGGCCCTCCGGCGCGGGCAAGTCCACGCTGCTGTCCATCCTGGGCATGCTGGACGTGGACTGGACGGGCGAGTACCTGCTGGACGGCCAGCCGGTGCACGCGATGAAGCCGAAGGCGCGCGGCGAGCTCGCCCGGCGCACCATCGGCTTCGTCTTCCAGCAGTACCACCTGCTGGACAACCTGACGGTGGCGGAGAACCTGGAGGTGCCGCTGTCCTACCGCGACCTCAAGCGCGGCGAGCGCGAGGCCCTGGTGGGCGACATGCTGGACCGCTTCCAGCTCGTGGGGAAGAAGGACCTCTTCCCCTCGCAGCTCTCCGGCGGGCAGCAGCAGCTCGTGGGCATCGCCCGGGCGCTCATCGCCAACCCCAAGGTCCTGCTGGCGGACGAGCCCACGGGCAACCTCCACTCGAAGCAGGCGAAGGAAATCATGGAGGTCTTCCAGGGCCTCAACCGGGACGGCGCCACCATCATCCAGGTGACGCACTCGGAGGCGAACGCCGCCTACGGCCACCGCGTCATCCAGCTCGCGGACGGCTGGCTGCAGCAGGCGTGA
- a CDS encoding efflux RND transporter periplasmic adaptor subunit: MDIPKAKKPRRKPWVLAVGGACALLAVTVGLSRLRPAAPTVERASVWLDTVKRGPMVRQVKGAGTLVPEYIRWLTADTAGRVERIHVRPGATVTADTLLMELSNPDVQLQALEAERQLASVEADLIQVRMELETQRLAQEALVASLISESADAARRAEANEALHQQTHIGDLEVRQTRDKAAELKRRLALEERKLQVVASSMKEQLAALRGQVERLEAVARFRRAQVESMKVVAGEDGVLQDLPLELGQWVTPGVLLAKVVKPERLKAELRIAETQARDIQPGLKALVDTRNGVVEGQVARVAPAASQGTVRVEVSLPAELPRGARPDLTVEGTVELERLGDVLSVGRPAGAQPGATMALFRLMPGSDEAVRVPVQLGRGSVNAVEVLQGLQEGDQVVLSDMAAWDAVERVRLR, from the coding sequence GTGGACATTCCCAAAGCCAAGAAGCCGCGTCGCAAGCCCTGGGTCCTCGCCGTCGGTGGCGCGTGCGCGCTCCTGGCGGTGACGGTGGGGCTGTCGCGGCTGCGCCCGGCGGCGCCCACGGTGGAGCGGGCCTCGGTGTGGCTGGACACGGTGAAGCGGGGGCCCATGGTGCGGCAGGTGAAGGGCGCGGGCACGCTGGTGCCGGAGTACATCCGCTGGCTCACCGCGGACACGGCGGGCCGGGTGGAGCGCATCCACGTGCGGCCCGGGGCCACGGTGACGGCGGACACGCTCCTGATGGAGCTGTCCAACCCGGACGTGCAGCTCCAGGCACTGGAGGCCGAGCGCCAGTTGGCCAGCGTGGAGGCGGACCTCATCCAGGTGCGCATGGAGCTGGAGACGCAGCGGCTGGCCCAGGAGGCCCTGGTGGCGTCGCTCATCAGCGAGTCCGCCGACGCGGCGCGCCGCGCCGAGGCCAACGAGGCCCTCCACCAGCAGACGCACATCGGCGACCTGGAGGTGCGGCAGACGCGCGACAAGGCCGCCGAGCTGAAGCGCCGGCTGGCGCTGGAGGAGAGGAAGCTCCAGGTCGTGGCCTCCAGCATGAAGGAGCAGCTCGCCGCGTTGCGGGGGCAGGTGGAGCGGCTGGAGGCGGTGGCCCGCTTCCGCCGCGCGCAGGTGGAGTCCATGAAGGTGGTGGCGGGCGAGGACGGCGTGCTCCAGGACCTGCCGCTGGAGCTGGGCCAGTGGGTGACGCCGGGCGTGCTGCTGGCGAAGGTGGTGAAGCCGGAGCGGCTGAAGGCGGAGCTGCGCATCGCGGAGACGCAGGCGCGCGACATCCAGCCGGGGCTGAAGGCGCTGGTGGACACCCGCAACGGCGTGGTGGAGGGCCAGGTGGCGCGGGTGGCGCCCGCGGCCAGCCAGGGCACGGTGCGGGTGGAGGTGTCGCTGCCCGCCGAGCTGCCCCGGGGCGCCCGGCCGGACCTGACGGTGGAGGGGACGGTGGAGCTGGAGCGCCTGGGTGACGTGCTGTCGGTGGGGCGCCCGGCGGGCGCGCAGCCGGGCGCCACCATGGCGCTCTTCCGGTTGATGCCGGGCAGTGATGAAGCGGTCCGCGTGCCGGTGCAGCTCGGCCGGGGTTCGGTGAACGCGGTGGAGGTGTTGCAGGGCCTCCAGGAAGGCGATCAAGTGGTGCTGTCGGACATGGCCGCGTGGGACGCGGTGGAGCGGGTGAGGCTGCGATGA
- a CDS encoding glycoside hydrolase family 15 protein, producing MIPTPRLSHRLGQRPAWLLALLCTVGASARAEVPIQRSFLRLPSSNGHGAVMLDVEQRKVTHFREHLFATEEPVIDAAGNDVFEHGHPKVIHARDVLYDAFFGLRSGGTQRWLSTLEADRDASGYAAWAAEKTGGTGLGTLVQRVGALEATTFVFAPQGLPHASFVMALRVRNTGTAPVTGVSAFSLHNFHLGFGRPGVMADLDENGETVSLSGDDFVEKGFAGVVVARPLGTVARRSAWLSSATGAQNAYTVVNNGGGQDLRDFTAQPSVGTGWATAYQFNLGDLPAGAERWVGVAFAHHGDPEAGATVRQWLADYAGTSSAQALVDAEVARWAAFQTDTVKAPAGMSADEESLLRHSAVVLHMAQVRSRDVYLRESLSRDGEPRRTRFKAPDGSPAALPGMVRHAGYGAVLASLPPGQWTYAWIRDGAYSVAAMATLGMQRDARDALSYYLNADSGRFQHWRELEPYSMPPYIITLTRYHGFGVEETDFNEAGPNIEFDGFGLFLWALRHYERATGDTTLVDETWPTVSTKVGDALVALIDPVTGLIRPDSSIWETHWNGRQRSWTYTSLTAARGLCDAAELAQRVGDTERAQRYRQAGESLRRAMAETLTDSNFALASNLEELKTGRGYWDAAVFDAFAFELFDPAGKIARETYRGLDLRLSSPAGAGWQRNDDRYDHPGGTDLSPWGGEYDSAEWVIVSLRGAVARRMGGDVARADRVLKWVTDQSLMNYLAVAETYDEVNGTYKYNTPMAGFGAGAYALALEHRAAGGNDPACGAYFDERTLTKQPDAGTGTPDAGTQQPDAGTGTPDAGTPPGNGGDVGGGGGGCSATGPGAVALWLVVAFAGLVVALRRRGA from the coding sequence ATGATTCCCACCCCCCGCCTGTCTCACCGACTCGGCCAGCGGCCCGCGTGGCTGCTCGCGCTGCTGTGCACCGTGGGCGCCAGCGCCCGCGCGGAGGTCCCCATCCAACGCTCCTTCCTGCGCCTGCCTTCGTCCAACGGGCATGGCGCGGTGATGCTCGACGTGGAGCAGCGCAAGGTGACGCACTTCCGCGAGCACCTGTTCGCCACCGAGGAGCCCGTCATCGACGCGGCGGGCAATGACGTCTTCGAGCACGGCCACCCGAAGGTGATTCACGCCCGCGACGTGCTCTACGACGCGTTCTTCGGCCTGCGCTCCGGGGGCACGCAGCGCTGGCTCAGCACGCTGGAGGCGGACCGGGACGCCAGCGGCTACGCGGCGTGGGCGGCGGAGAAGACGGGGGGCACGGGGCTGGGGACGCTGGTGCAGCGGGTGGGGGCGCTGGAGGCGACGACGTTCGTCTTCGCGCCGCAGGGCCTGCCCCACGCGTCCTTCGTCATGGCGCTGCGGGTGCGCAACACCGGCACGGCGCCCGTCACCGGCGTGAGCGCCTTCTCGCTCCACAACTTCCACCTGGGCTTCGGCCGGCCGGGCGTGATGGCGGACCTGGATGAGAACGGCGAGACGGTGTCGTTGAGCGGCGACGACTTCGTGGAGAAGGGCTTCGCGGGCGTGGTGGTGGCGCGGCCGCTGGGCACGGTGGCGCGCAGGTCGGCGTGGCTGTCCAGCGCGACGGGCGCGCAGAACGCCTACACCGTGGTGAACAACGGCGGTGGGCAGGACCTGCGGGACTTCACGGCGCAGCCGTCTGTGGGGACGGGCTGGGCGACGGCGTACCAGTTCAACCTGGGGGACCTCCCGGCGGGCGCGGAGCGGTGGGTGGGCGTGGCCTTCGCGCACCACGGCGACCCCGAGGCCGGGGCCACCGTGCGGCAGTGGCTGGCGGACTACGCGGGCACGTCCAGCGCCCAGGCGCTGGTGGACGCGGAGGTGGCGCGGTGGGCGGCGTTCCAGACGGACACGGTGAAGGCGCCGGCGGGCATGTCCGCGGACGAGGAGTCCCTGCTGCGGCACTCGGCGGTGGTGCTGCACATGGCGCAGGTGCGCTCGCGCGACGTGTACCTGCGGGAGTCGCTGTCGCGGGATGGTGAGCCGCGCCGCACGCGCTTCAAGGCGCCGGATGGCTCGCCGGCGGCGCTGCCGGGCATGGTGCGTCACGCGGGCTACGGCGCGGTGCTGGCGAGCCTCCCGCCCGGGCAGTGGACGTATGCCTGGATTCGGGACGGCGCCTACTCGGTGGCGGCCATGGCCACGCTGGGCATGCAGCGCGACGCGCGCGACGCGCTATCCTACTACCTCAACGCGGACAGCGGCCGATTCCAGCACTGGCGGGAGCTGGAGCCGTACTCGATGCCGCCGTACATCATCACCCTCACGCGCTACCACGGCTTCGGCGTGGAGGAGACGGACTTCAACGAGGCGGGGCCGAACATCGAGTTCGACGGCTTCGGGCTCTTCCTCTGGGCGCTGCGGCACTACGAGCGGGCGACGGGAGACACCACGCTGGTGGACGAGACGTGGCCCACGGTGTCCACGAAGGTGGGGGACGCGCTGGTGGCGCTCATCGACCCGGTGACGGGGCTCATCCGGCCGGACTCGTCCATCTGGGAGACGCACTGGAACGGGCGGCAGCGCTCCTGGACGTACACCAGCCTGACGGCGGCGCGCGGCCTGTGTGACGCGGCGGAGCTGGCGCAGCGGGTGGGGGACACGGAGCGCGCGCAGCGCTACCGCCAGGCGGGCGAGTCCCTGCGCCGGGCGATGGCGGAGACGCTGACGGACAGCAACTTCGCGCTGGCCTCCAACCTGGAGGAGCTGAAGACGGGCCGCGGCTACTGGGACGCGGCGGTGTTCGACGCGTTCGCCTTCGAGCTGTTCGACCCGGCGGGGAAGATCGCGCGGGAGACCTACCGCGGACTCGACCTGCGCCTGTCCTCGCCGGCGGGGGCGGGCTGGCAGCGCAACGATGACCGGTATGACCACCCGGGTGGCACGGACCTGAGCCCCTGGGGCGGTGAGTACGACAGCGCGGAGTGGGTCATCGTCAGCCTGCGCGGCGCGGTGGCCAGGCGCATGGGCGGTGACGTGGCGCGCGCGGACCGCGTGCTGAAGTGGGTGACGGACCAGTCGCTGATGAACTACCTGGCCGTGGCGGAGACGTATGACGAGGTGAACGGCACCTACAAGTACAACACGCCCATGGCGGGCTTTGGCGCGGGCGCCTACGCGCTGGCGCTGGAGCACCGCGCGGCCGGGGGGAATGACCCGGCGTGTGGCGCGTACTTCGACGAGCGCACGCTGACGAAGCAGCCCGACGCGGGCACGGGCACGCCGGACGCGGGCACGCAGCAGCCCGACGCGGGCACGGGCACGCCGGACGCGGGCACGCCGCCGGGCAACGGTGGAGACGTGGGCGGCGGCGGGGGTGGCTGCAGCGCGACGGGGCCGGGCGCGGTGGCGCTGTGGCTGGTGGTTGCCTTCGCGGGGCTGGTCGTGGCGCTGCGCCGCCGCGGGGCGTGA
- a CDS encoding AMP-binding protein gives MPASLLEVFLDHAHRAPERPLLTFEQERFTYGQLAAHVTAFARGLKQRGLQPGERVALFLENSARFAIAYLGVQAAGGVVVLVNTAYRQVELAHILSDAEVCGCVTGAAGAAELVPLRAQLPSLQWLVMVERPAAALPEPLAEVPFDALLAEGAAASTPLALPRPEELAVLGYTSGTTGRSKGAMLLHRNLRANVQAVTEAWRWTAQDRLLLTLPLFHTHGLMVGLHGTLFAGASVDLRRRFNAAEALAALRDDPSLTMFFGVPTLYSRLLEEARASGVKPRALRLWVSGSAPLSPQLFADVEAALGARILERYGMTETIMNTTNPFEGERRPGTVGFPYPGQEARVVDVRTRQPLPRGETGEIEVRGPHVFAGYWRRQDATAESFDADGWFRTGDLGDLDADGYLRITGRARELIISGGFNVYPREVEEVLAMHPGVAEVAVLGLPDADLGEQVVAVVVPRAGGIPPEARALVDWCKDRLASFKKPRQVVFTEALPRNALGKVQKHLLRASLATPGPSEPR, from the coding sequence ATGCCGGCCTCTCTCCTCGAAGTGTTCCTGGACCACGCGCACCGCGCGCCCGAGCGACCCCTGCTGACGTTCGAGCAGGAGCGCTTCACGTACGGACAGCTCGCCGCGCACGTCACGGCCTTCGCGCGGGGCCTCAAGCAGCGCGGGCTCCAGCCCGGCGAGCGGGTGGCGCTCTTCCTGGAGAACAGCGCCCGCTTCGCCATCGCCTACCTGGGCGTGCAGGCCGCGGGCGGCGTGGTGGTGCTGGTCAACACCGCCTACCGGCAGGTGGAGCTGGCCCACATCCTGTCCGACGCGGAGGTGTGCGGCTGCGTCACCGGCGCGGCGGGCGCCGCGGAGCTGGTGCCGCTGCGGGCCCAGCTCCCCTCGCTCCAGTGGCTCGTCATGGTGGAGCGCCCCGCCGCCGCGCTGCCGGAGCCGCTGGCCGAGGTCCCCTTCGACGCGCTGCTGGCGGAGGGCGCCGCCGCGTCCACGCCGCTGGCGCTGCCGCGTCCGGAGGAGCTGGCGGTGCTGGGCTACACCTCCGGCACCACCGGCCGCTCCAAGGGCGCCATGCTGCTGCACCGCAACCTGCGGGCCAACGTCCAGGCCGTCACCGAGGCGTGGCGCTGGACGGCGCAGGACAGGCTGCTGCTCACGCTGCCCCTGTTCCACACCCACGGCCTGATGGTGGGCCTGCACGGCACGCTGTTCGCCGGCGCCAGCGTGGACCTGCGCCGCCGCTTCAACGCCGCCGAGGCCCTGGCCGCGCTGCGGGACGACCCGTCGCTCACGATGTTCTTCGGCGTGCCCACCCTGTACAGCCGCCTGCTGGAGGAGGCCCGCGCGTCGGGCGTGAAGCCGCGCGCGCTGCGCCTGTGGGTGTCCGGCTCGGCGCCGCTCAGCCCCCAGCTCTTCGCGGACGTCGAGGCGGCGCTGGGCGCCCGCATCCTGGAGCGCTACGGGATGACGGAGACAATCATGAACACCACCAACCCCTTCGAGGGCGAGCGCCGCCCCGGCACCGTGGGCTTCCCCTACCCCGGCCAGGAGGCGCGCGTGGTGGACGTGCGCACGCGCCAGCCGCTGCCGCGCGGCGAGACGGGCGAAATCGAGGTGCGCGGCCCCCACGTCTTCGCCGGCTACTGGCGCCGCCAGGACGCCACCGCCGAGTCCTTCGACGCGGACGGGTGGTTCCGCACGGGCGACTTGGGAGATTTGGACGCGGACGGCTACCTGCGCATCACCGGGCGGGCGCGCGAGCTCATCATCAGCGGCGGCTTCAACGTGTACCCGCGCGAGGTGGAGGAGGTGCTCGCCATGCACCCGGGCGTGGCCGAGGTCGCGGTGCTGGGCCTGCCGGACGCGGACCTGGGCGAGCAGGTGGTGGCCGTGGTGGTGCCGCGCGCGGGGGGGATCCCGCCGGAGGCGCGGGCCCTGGTGGACTGGTGCAAGGACCGGCTCGCCAGCTTCAAGAAGCCGCGCCAGGTCGTCTTCACGGAGGCGCTGCCGCGCAACGCGCTGGGCAAGGTGCAGAAGCACCTCTTGCGCGCCTCGCTGGCGACACCTGGCCCGAGCGAGCCCCGGTGA
- a CDS encoding sensor histidine kinase → MSEGRPPPPHDLQVLGLAWLTGLPGSVAALVLVWMGDFSAKVQWTLTSLVVGTFLGVGLLVRERVMRPLHAVANLLAALREGDYSVRGRGARAGDALGEVLLEVNALGATLREQRLGVVEADALLQQVMEEIDVGVLAFDVSGTLRLVNRAGERLLGAPRSQLMGRGAGALGLTDLLEGPVPRRLTRTFAEEGGPYELRRGSFRQGGLPHQLVVLADLRLALREQEREAWRRLVRVLSHEINNSLAPIGSIAEALRDTLLMQPRPSDWEEDAKSGLGVVARRSQSLARFMSAYASLARLPPPTLGRVEVDAWVRRVAALEKRRRVGVRAGPALVVRADVDQLEQLLINLVRNAVDAVLSAPEGAGDVWVSWAVLSPGAVEVWVEDEGPGLPDTGNLFVPFFTTRPQGSGIGLALSRQIAEAHGGSLRLENRPEGKGCRARLKLPQGA, encoded by the coding sequence GTGAGCGAGGGGCGCCCGCCACCGCCGCATGACCTGCAGGTGCTGGGGCTCGCGTGGCTCACGGGCCTGCCGGGCTCGGTGGCCGCGCTCGTGCTGGTGTGGATGGGGGACTTCTCCGCCAAGGTGCAGTGGACGCTGACGTCCCTGGTGGTGGGCACCTTCCTGGGCGTGGGGCTGCTGGTGCGCGAGCGGGTGATGCGGCCGCTGCACGCGGTGGCCAACCTGCTGGCCGCGCTGCGGGAGGGGGACTACTCCGTGCGCGGCCGTGGCGCGCGGGCCGGTGACGCGCTGGGCGAGGTGCTGCTGGAGGTGAACGCGCTGGGGGCCACCCTGCGCGAGCAGCGGCTGGGGGTGGTGGAGGCGGACGCGCTCCTGCAGCAGGTGATGGAGGAGATTGACGTCGGCGTGCTGGCCTTCGACGTGTCGGGCACGCTGCGCCTGGTGAACCGCGCGGGCGAGCGGCTGCTGGGCGCGCCCCGCTCGCAGTTGATGGGCAGGGGCGCGGGGGCCCTGGGCCTGACGGACCTGCTGGAGGGGCCGGTGCCTCGCAGGTTGACGCGCACCTTCGCGGAGGAGGGCGGCCCCTACGAGCTGCGGCGGGGCTCCTTCCGGCAGGGCGGCCTGCCGCACCAACTGGTGGTGCTCGCGGACCTGCGGCTGGCGCTGCGCGAGCAGGAGCGCGAGGCCTGGCGGCGGCTGGTGCGGGTGCTGAGCCACGAAATCAACAACTCGCTGGCGCCCATCGGCTCCATCGCGGAGGCGCTGCGCGACACGCTGCTGATGCAGCCGCGTCCGTCGGACTGGGAGGAGGACGCGAAGAGCGGGCTGGGCGTCGTCGCCCGGCGCTCCCAGTCCCTGGCGCGCTTCATGTCCGCCTACGCCAGCCTCGCGCGCCTGCCCCCTCCGACGCTGGGGCGCGTGGAGGTGGACGCGTGGGTGCGGCGGGTGGCCGCGCTGGAGAAGCGCCGGAGGGTGGGGGTGCGCGCGGGGCCCGCCCTGGTGGTGCGGGCCGACGTGGACCAGCTGGAGCAGCTCCTCATCAACCTGGTGCGCAACGCGGTGGACGCGGTGCTGTCGGCGCCGGAGGGCGCGGGGGACGTCTGGGTGTCCTGGGCCGTGCTGTCACCGGGCGCGGTGGAGGTCTGGGTGGAGGACGAGGGGCCGGGGCTGCCGGACACCGGCAACCTCTTCGTGCCCTTCTTCACCACCAGGCCCCAGGGCAGCGGCATTGGCCTGGCGCTCAGCCGGCAAATCGCGGAGGCCCACGGCGGCAGCCTGCGCCTGGAGAACCGCCCCGAGGGCAAGGGCTGCCGCGCGCGCTTGAAGCTGCCGCAGGGCGCGTGA